The Pyrenophora tritici-repentis strain M4 chromosome 2, whole genome shotgun sequence genome window below encodes:
- a CDS encoding Nop25 multi-domain protein: protein MAPPASKKRKITVTAPEKIDFDFAAREEYLTGFHKRKLARIKHAQEENAKREKEEKLKFRRELREQRKADLERHVEEVNRLVKQANGDLDEAGETSDNDDDEEEEFTGFQEPEPINQEDEYIDEDKYTTVTIES, encoded by the exons ATGGCACCACCGGCCTCGAAGAAACGCAAAATCACCGTCACGGCTCCGGAAAAGATTGATTTCGACTTTGCAGCGCGCGAAGAATACCTGACAGGCTTCCACAAGCGCAAACTCGCGCGCATAAAGCATGCCCAGGAGGAGAATGCAAAGCGCGAGAAAGAGGAGAAGTTGAAGTTCAGACGAGAG CTACGAGAACAGCGCAAAGCCGACCTAGAGCGCCACGTTGAAGAAGTAAACCGATTAGTCAAGCAAGCAAATGGCGACCTGGACGAAGCGGGCGAAACATCCGACAatgacgatgacgaggaGGAAGAATTCACAGGGTTCCAGGAACCCGAGCCGATAAACCAAGAGGACGAGTACATTGACGAGGATAAATACACGACCGTTACGATTGAAAGT TAG
- a CDS encoding Tymo-45kd-70kd domain containing protein — MATLAANDQENAVRHLQAAAAGKSLNAGIKSFNAKTPGNKAPKTPFKIPLNDENAVNIAGKSVLQTKGKGNELFVSKNGGKTDENAFVTPAGPRMRAPLGMKTTNAKSKAFATPAPLSAKTQKLSPRLRRPKVKVHQPEAQESEDDVPEVEYMPPKEIPLQDDMDEYMPKGWTMPKLSDQDIARGIWQAYHNPVEDDGRTREQRKFEEEIQRDRKKRDEQFERVFAAQMAKDDAETREYYGIKAPKKEGQRLPTTTSTLRKAPTGPSTMRARSAAVALAPASKPSYAAPTAAAKSRVPTGLVSGRKGAKTPTELSAARQASAAAASKSTIGYAQGRAGRTALAARKPLSNVTKPAPFSAVSHNRSASTNMGTTRSRGPMSRCSSTSTTDTLVTPPDDEQPGRTAEDMEREMELLLLSQSDDDEDEAWMKSFSNQLHAHDPFEEDVENFQFQLPEGF; from the exons ATGGCAACTCTCGCAGCAAACGACCAGGAGAATGCCGTCCGCCATTTGCAGGCCGCCGCCGCGGGAAAGTCGCTCAATGCCGGAATCAAGAGCTTCAACGCCAAAACACCAGGAAACAAGGCCCCAAAGACGCCCTTCAAGATCCCGCTCAACGACGAGAATGCCGTAAACATTGCTGGAAAGTCGGTTCTGCAGACCAAGGGCAAAGGAAACGAATTGTTTGTCAGCAAGAATGGGGGAAAGACGGATGAGAACGCCTTTGTGACGCCAGCAG GTCCCCGAATGCGTGCGCCATTGGGAATGAAGACAACCAACGCGAAATCAAAGGCCTTTGCAACCCCCGCGCCCCTCTCAGCAAAGACCCAGAAACTGAGCCCGCGTCTCCGCCGTCCCAAAGTTAAAGTCCACCAGCCCGAAGCCCAGGAGTCCGAGGACGATGTGCCCGAAGTTGAATATATGCCGCCCAAGGAAATCCCGCTCCAAGATGACATGGACGAATACATGCCCAAGGGCTGGACCATGCCCAAGCTCAGTGACCAGGACATTGCCCGCGGAATCTGGCAAGCCTATCACAACCCGGTTGAAGATGATGGACGTACCCGCGAGCAGCGCAAGTTTGAGGAGGAAATTCAGCGTGACCGCAAGAAGCGTGATGAGCAGTTTGAGAGGGTCTTTGCGGCACAGATGGCCAAGGACGATGCTGAGACGAGGGAGTACTATGGTATCAAGGCGCCGAAGAAGGAAGGACAGAGACTCCCAACTACGACTTCCACGCTGAGGAAGGCGCCAACTGGACCGTCTACGATGCGAGCCAGGTCTGCAGCTGTCGCGCTCGCTCCCGCATCCAAGCCGAGCTACGCTGCTCCCACGGCAGCTGCAAAGTCGCGTGTACCCACTGGACTGGTCTCGGGCAGAAAGGGAGCAAAGACGCCTACAGAGCTGAGCGCTGCTCGTCAAGCATCCGCTGCAGCAGCATCCAAGAGTACCATCGGCTACGCTCAAGGCCGCGCGGGACGCACCGCTCTGGCAGCACGCAAGCCACTCTCCAACGTCACCAAGCCTGCACCTTTCTCTGCCGTCTCCCACAACCGCAGCGCGAGCACCAACATGGGCACTACGCGCTCCCGCGGCCCCATGTCTCGCTGCAGCTCCACTTCCACCACCGATACATTGGTCACGCCTCCCGATGACGAACAGCCCGGTCGTACAGCTGAAGATATGGAGCGTGAGATGGAGTTGCTGCTACTCTCGCAGTCGGATGACGATGAAGACGAGGCTTGGATGAAGAGTTTCAGCAACCAGTTGCATGCGCATGATCCTTTTGAGGAGGATGTCGAGAACTTCCAGTTCCAACTTCCCGAGGGCTTCTAG
- a CDS encoding Rho-GTPase-activating protein 8 codes for MSTGFAASFWSSDYAGGLGVLFGKLQQGVQENQQILTVARMRADAEEAYGNSLSAIPPATDRIGGGFSRDEGASVRKAYEGVRTEMEAAASNHKKIASNIRELVVNPFGRWCEAHAARVQNSQDDLQSRIKIHDRQADAVRKFRSQYYNKCRLVEDLEEEDKLAFQDPQSEVTQSPKLKVPTIKMSEPDQDEEEPIDLGDETYQPDQVKKILTHMLDNIKMGEVKVPILGTYQNCSTGADITEYIQQHMGATTVSYAERIGQDMVSHGFLRLVGNVGNTFANSSRMSYQWKPKTFQVTGLPEKKQPLARSSTAMSNSSTEFTVDSPVGTVQEYLQGWNPLNNQFPNETPAERLRREARESDERYKAAVKKLDSLRCNLEEAMIDHLKFMERCELDRLKAIKAVILDFSGAVSNVIPSLQSTVDKMMLFQETVQPLGDLRYMLENYRTGPFVPRVTTYENYYNSVDEQTFGVDLEARARSDKKRVPVIVTTVLTFLDNHYPDLEGDEARRGIWLVDVPLSQTHTLRSEINTGKRFPDDLLEKYDVPIVASVLKLYLLELPDSLVSSHVYEIVKTIYATTASDVSEETRVSVLQSTLGQLRLANIATLDAICTHFTRLIELTSADETYVTALANTLAPCILRPKQESSLTMNERYSYRLVRDLFAHKDAIFGELKRASTLTHSSSGAQRPRAISTDESNRRANMEERQRAIAAQRSPRATSPAPGSRISGSHRRDRSQTRFPVNTSSPTDTRRSNGNRGSLEVPGSDDSSTHETSSATTNGTTETAPTPVPAEHPAPSSTRVPFPRKHAGSLTRGNRDSTGSLRSEDTAPRGVTLEDKPMDD; via the exons ATGAGTACCGGTTTCGCTGCGTCTTTCTGGTCCAGCGACTATGCGGGAG GCCTGGGCGTTCTCTTTGGAAAGCTCCAACAGGGAGTGCAGGAGAATCAGCAGATCCTTACCGTAGCCCGCATGCGAGCCGATGCCGAAGAGGCATATGGAAACAGTCTGTCCGCCATTCCGCCAGCTACGGATCGCATAGGCGGCGGCTTCAGCAGAGATGAGGGCGCAAGTGTGCGCAAG GCCTACGAGGGCGTCCGCACAGAGATGGAGGCAGCCGCCTCGAATCACAAGAAGATCGCATCCAACATCCGGGAGCTCGTCGTGAACCCCTTTGGCCGCTGGTGTGAGGCGCATGCTGCCCGTGTCCAGAACTCGCAAGACGACCTGCAATCGCGCATCAAGATCCACGACCGTCAAGCAGATGCCGTGCGCAAGTTCCGCTCACAGTACTACAACAAATGCCGCCTGGTCGAGGActtggaggaggaggacaAGCTCGCTTTCCAGGACCCCCAGAGTGAAGTCACCCAAAGCCCGAAACTGAAGGTCCCCACCATAAAGATGTCGGAGCCCGACCAGGACGAGGAGGAGCCCATTGATCTGGGCGACGAGACATATCAGCCCGACCAGGTCAAGAAGATCTTAACCCACATGCTGGACAATATCAAGATGGGGGAAGTCAAGGTCCCCATTCTCGGCACTTACCAAAATTGCTCGACCGGTGCcgacatcactgaatacATCCAGCAACACATGGGAGCTACCACTGTCAGTTACGCAGAGCGCATTGGACAGGACATGGTATCGCACGGCTTCCTACGCCTTGTCGGCAACGTAGGCAACACTTTTGCGAACAGCTCCAGGATGAGCTACCAGTGGAAACCCAAGACTTTCCAGGTCACTGGACTACCTGAGAAGAAGCAGCCCCTGGCTCGCTCGTCTACCGCCATGTCCAATTCATCAACCGAATTCACCGTTGACTCACCCGTTGGAACTGTGCAGGAGTATCTACAGGGCTGGAACCCACTCAACAATCAGTTCCCCAACGAGACCCCGGCCGAAAGGCTGAGGCGAGAGGCTCGAGAGTCTGACGAGCGGTACAAGGCCGCGGTGAAGAAGCTTGACTCCCTGCGCTGCAACCTGGAAGAGGCCATGATTGACCATCTCAAGTTTATGGAGCGTTGTGAGCTGGACAGGCTAAAGGCCATCAAAGCCGTCATCTTGGACTTCTCTGGTGCCGTCAGCAACGTCATCCCAAGTCTGCAGAGCACAGTAGACAAGATGATGCTTTTCCAAGAAACTGTTCAGCCACTGGGCGATCTTCGATACATGCTGGAGAACTACAGAACGGGGCCTTTTGTGCCCAGGGTCACAACTTACGAAAACTACTACAACTCGGTAGACG AACAAACATTTGGTGTAGACCTGGAGGCTCGGGCTCGCTCAGACAAGAAGCGAGTACCCGTCATCGTAACGACCGTTCTGACTTTCCTGGACAACCACTACCCTGATCTTGAGGGTGATGAAGCTCGCCGTGGTATTTGGCTTGTTGATGTCCCTCTATCGCAGACTCACACCCTGAGGTCCGAGATCAACACAGGCAAGAGGTTTCCGGACGATTTGCTCGAGAAGTACGATGTCCCGATTGTGGCAAGCGTCCTCAAGCTCTACCTCTTGGAACTCCCTG ATTCGTTGGTTTCCTCGCACGTCTACGAAATCGTCAAGACTATCTACGCGACCACTGCTTCGGACGTCAGCGAAGAGACGCGGGTTTCTGTCCTTCAATCAACGCTTGGGCAACTGCGTCTTGCAAATATCGCAACACTAGACGCCATCTGCACCCACTTCACTCGCCTGATTGAGCTGACCTCGGCCGACGAAACCTATGTCACGGCTCTTGCCAACACACTCGCACCGTGCATTCTGAGGCCGAAGCAAGAGTCGAGTTTAACGATGAATGAGCGCTACAGCTACCGTCTGGTCCGCGATCTCTTTGCGCACAAGGATGCGATATTCGGGGAACTCAAACGCGCTAGCACGCTTACACACTCATCCTCAGGCGCCCAGCGTCCGCGCGCAATTTCGACGGATGAGAGCAACCGACGTGCGAACATGGAGGAGCGTCAGCGTGCGATTGCTGCTCAACGTTCACCCCGAGCAACATCGCCAGCACCCGGCTCGCGCATCTCAGGCTCGCACCGACGCGACCGAAGCCAGACCCGCTTCCCTGTGAATACCTCATCACCCACCGACACGCGGAGGAGTAATGGCAACCGCGGATCTCTCGAAGTGCCCGGGAGTGATGACAGCTCTACTCACGAGACATCATCTGCGACAACAAATGGTACAACAGAAACTGCACCTACCCCCGTCCCTGCCGAACACCCAGCACCGTCGAGCACCCGTGTGCCTTTTCCCCGAAAGCACGCTGGTAGCTTGACGAGAGGCAACAGGGATTCAACCGGCAGTCTGAGGAGTGAAGACACGGCGCCCAGGGGCGTCACTTTGGAGGACAAGCCCATGGATGACTAG
- a CDS encoding CAL1, Prenyltransferase, beta subunit produces the protein MAPTSTTTPTAIDSITQFNHARHVKYWRRNLKTLLPHFYTSNDSNRMLLALFTVSALDILGDLDAALSAEERQGHIDWVYSCQLPEGGFRPWPGSNFGELRNEENKSWDPAHVPGTFFALLTLVVLGDDLEKVKRTEILAWLVKMQRSEGSFGETLGEDDSVHGGNDSRFGYMATAIRWILRGDLEGPCEGIPDIDVDKFVTCVRSSECYDGGISEAPYHEAHAGFTCCAIAALAFLGRLPLPPSQKPDGVIRGVSDVPKTLHWLVSRQTLTLDEDDGLDTMNDETDSSETCHDAHSFVKLGAYPSAQAKENTKGRPRVHYELDWVGVNGRCNKVADTCYAYWTCAPLQILGYLNIVDQVPIRKWLLDKTQHLVGGFGKVTGDPPDMYHSFLGLMVIAMFGESGLRSVDPALCITQKAKSHLESLPWRRRILGLDGGASNGKDETQNEAL, from the coding sequence ATGGCTCCCACTTCAACTACCACCCCAACTGCCATCGACAGCATCACCCAATTCAACCATGCCCGCCATGTAAAGTACTGGCGTCGCAACCTGAAGACGTTGCTGCCACACTTCTACACCAGCAATGACTCTAATCGCATGCTGCTGGCCCTCTTCACTGTCTCGGCTCTCGACATCTTGGGCGACCTTGATGCTGCCTTGTCAGctgaagagcgtcaagggCACATCGACTGGGTCTACAGCTGCCAACTGCCCGAGGGAGGGTTTCGGCCATGGCCAGGGTCCAACTTTGGGGAGTTGAGGAATGAGGAGAACAAGTCTTGGGACCCTGCCCATGTTCCGGGTACTTTTTTTGCCCTCCTGACCCTTGTTGTCCTGGGCGATGATCTGGAGAAGGTCAAAAGAACGGAAATCTTGGCATGGTTGGTCAAGATGCAGCGATCAGAGGGCAGCTTTGGAGAAACGCTAGGCGAGGATGACAGCGTACATGGCGGTAACGATTCGAGGTTTGGGTACATGGCTACGGCGATTAGATGGATCCTACGGGGTGACCTCGAGGGCCCCTGTGAAGGTATACCGGACATTGATGTTGACAAGTTCGTCACGTGTGTTCGCTCGTCAGAATGCTACGATGGAGGTATTTCTGAAGCCCCGTACCACGAAGCCCATGCCGGCTTCACCTGCTGTGCCATTGCTGCTCTGGCGTTCCTGGGCCGCTTGCCGTTACCACCATCGCAAAAGCCCGATGGTGTAATCCGCGGAGTCAGCGATGTCCCAAAGACACTACACTGGCTCGTCTCGCGCCAAACTCTTACATTAGATGAGGATGATGGTTTGGACACTATGAACGACGAGACAGATTCATCGGAAACTTGTCACGATGCCCACAGCTTTGTAAAGCTTGGAGCTTACCCTTCGGCGCAAGCAAAAGAGAACACCAAAGGACGGCCTCGTGTTCATTATGAGCTGGATTGGGTTGGCGTCAACGGTAGATGCAACAAGGTGGCAGACACATGCTATGCCTACTGGACGTGTGCCCCCTTACAAATCCTTGGCTATCTCAACATTGTCGATCAAGTACCCATCCGGAAGTGGCTGTTAGACAAGACACAGCATCTTGTAGGAGGATTTGGCAAGGTTACAGGAGACCCACCAGATATGTACCATTCGTTCCTGGGCCTCATGGTGATTGCCATGTTTGGAGAAAGCGGTCTCCGCTCCGTGGACCCAGCACTATGTATTACCCAGAAAGCGAAGAGTCATCTAGAATCGCTACcgtggaggaggaggataCTGGGCCTGGATGGCGGTGCATCGAATGGAAAAGACGAGACACAAAACGAGGCATTGTAA
- a CDS encoding PRP38-assoc multi-domain protein — MCLVKVKQEEEVIPYRIHQRTRSPPRRRISHVRQSRDIARHSRDIERYSRTEIVRESSPRPSASYVSVPSPKPLQIPAPQPVPVMSSRSSSPGRSEYVYREREVRRERERHSPENPRYEHYRYVEPASSESDHYERYQRDRSRQRSRSRGGHDDARGSYRETNTRVQYRG, encoded by the exons ATGTGTCTGGTCAAAGTCAAGCAGGAAGAAGAGGTTATTCCTTACCGTATCCACCAGCGCACCCGCTCCCCGCCCCGTCGCCGGATATCACATGTGCGCCAGTCGCGCGATATTGCACGCCACTCGCGCGACATTGAACGCTACTCACGCACCGAGATAGTGCGCGAGTCGTCTCCTCGACCTTCAGCGTCCTACGTCTCGGTGCCGTCTCCAAAGCCTCTGCAGATTCCCGCACCACAGCCAGTGCCGGT TATGAGCTCACGCTCCTCAAGTCCTGGGCGCAGCGAGTATGTGTATAGGGAGCGCGAAGTCAGGCGCGAGCGCGAAAGACACAGTCCCGAGAACCCTCGGTATGAGCACTACCGATACGTTGAGCCTGCATCGAGCGAGAGTGATCACTATGAAAGGTATCAGCGGGACCGCAGCAGGCAGCGCAGTCGCAGTCGCGGCGGCCACGATGACGCCAGAGGAAGCTACAGGGAGACTAATACCAGGGTCCAGTACAGAGGATGA
- a CDS encoding Sec10 domain containing protein: protein MFSFARTSKRMREMVYDDTRWIQRLRSMGCWNEVEAKRRFEETMRKKREAQKAEEARLSGVTLNGSTNAMPPGSDVSGKTSMTLFDAAIEEDTLRKSQEDRNRPHPTTLDEGFSDMTLSPSGTLAPTSHIVDPQAAVKVLSNVRSIRGMARQEYGKIYGALAPFYFDLERSRSHTDPILFRTYRDPEQQAQMLAQLKIFAKSDYAQGWSQREEKLDTMTGIFENAVLREFEQGYAEKDFDGRMKRFATVLVALNGGAACLDSFIHNHPLMLEKEKLGNPTDCLQNDTLTLKPSHEFFRGLAMALNEEATIIDRVFPPAVDVLHTFLERVADDVIAEYLTTLFDEAHEVSIEAYLEAIAGVFDQALQLAMSLKHTKASKPDFNEEAKRIVSRCFEQHVDLYLQEELDHFKRKSAAEVDTWEKRLQEEEQSTETLFMANVNRKAVKQDFLSSFKKVVMMPVNVLPSMGGSTASKSNDTVSGANRNSTFDPTSRVGTPVPGEGTSTPRAEAPTTELAAKAAIMSSRLEGIRSLFSIEVALNLTHMAKSGLERAARFVQLGGQSGEEAKEQSEQIFINLVHILGNRHVKLGFDKAVSHLADYKPREVADHTKEGVAPLVAFLELVNVGDLIQQMVEVFYLQELVAAKLTDRDDFLSVAAKEKKRFEAMLDERVAAGLNKGIDVLMDEVEYLCGTTQQPTDFNPPVGPNGQVQVMDIGPSQTATKIVEVVSSHTNMLIGSTDKNVLDVFNQEVGVRLFTALCKHLKRQRISVDGSIKLISDMNAYNSYIVSLRNKPLMQYFAALRELSQIYLIDAKEAKEIATIIADTDRYHGIFRAEEVYEFAERRADWYQIKSAVEKQMYGVGCLVM from the exons ATGTTTAGCTTCGCCCGCACCTCGAAACGTATGCGCGAAATGGTGTACGATGACACCCGGTGGATACAACGCCTCCGCAGCATGGGCTGCTGGAACGAAGTTGAAGCAAAGCGTAGATTCGAGGAGACTATGCGCAAGAAACGCGAGGCACAGAAGGCTGAAGAGGCACGTCTGTCTGGCGTCACGCTCAATGGAAGCACCAATGCCATGCCGCCTGGGAGTGATGTATCTGGCAAGACGAGCATGACGCTCTTCGATGCAGCCATAGAGGAAGACACACTAAGGAAATCTCAAGAAGATAGAAACAGGCCACATCCCACAACGCTGGATGAAGGCTTCAGCGACATGACCCTGTCGCCGTCCGGGACCTTGGCCCCGACTTCCCACATCGTGGACCCACAAGCGGCTGTCAAAGTGTTATCCAACGTGCGTTCCATCAGAGGCATGGCACGGCAAGAGTATGGGAAGATCTACGGGGCACTCGCCCCATTCTATTTTGATCTGGAGAGGTCCAGAAGCCACACAGATCCCATACTCTTCCGCACCTACCGTGACCCTGAACAACAGGCCCAGATGCTCGCACAACTCAAAATATTTGCGAAGAGCGACTATGCGCAAGGTTGGAGTCAACGGGAAGAGAAACTAGATACCATGACCGGGATCTTCGAAAATGCCGTGCTTCGGGAGTTTGAGCAAGGGTACGCCGAGAAAGATTTCGACGGTCGCATGAAGAGGTTTGCGACAGTCCTGGTAGCCCTGAACGGTGGTGCGGCATGTCTAGACTCCTTCATTCATAACCACCCATTGATGTTGGAGAAAGAGAAGCTTGGAAATCCCACCGACTGTCTCCAAAATGACACCTTGACGCTGAAACCATCACATGAATTCTTCAGAGGATTGGCCATGGCACTCAACGAGGAAGCCACCATCATCGATCGTGTCTTCCCACCTGCTGTCGATGTCTTACACACTTTTCTAGAGCGCGTAGCAGACGATGTCATCGCGGAGTATCTCACCACCTTGTTCGACGAGGCTCACGAAGTGAGCATTGAGGCGTACCTAGAAGCCATTGCAGGAGTATTCGATCAAGCGCTCCAACTCGCAATGTCCTTGAAGCATACAAAGGCGTCCAAACCAGACTTTAACGAAGAAGCGAAGCGAATTGTCTCCCGCTGCTTTGAGCAGCATGTTGACCTTTACCTACAGGAAGAGCTAGACCACTTCAAGCGTAAGTCGGCTGCAGAGGTCGACACATGGGAGAAGCGGCtgcaagaagaagagcagAGCACCGAAACCCTATTCATGGCAAACGTCAACAGAAAAGCGGTAAAGCAGGACTTTTTGTCCTCGTTCAAGAAGGTCGTTATGATGCCTGTCAATGTACTTCCCTCCATGGGCGGCTCGACAGCTAGTAAGTCCAATGACACTGTAAGTGGAGCGAATAGGAATAGCACCTTCGACCCGACCTCAAGAGTCGGCACTCCAGTTCCTGGCGAAGGCACCTCGACGCCACGAGCTGAAGCTCCAACAACTGAGCTTGCTGCCAAAGCAGCAATCATGAGCTCTCGATTGGAAGGTATCCGGTCACTGTTCAGTATTGAGGTGGCTCTGAACTTGACACACATGGCAAAGTCAGGCCTTGAACGGGCTGCACGATTCGTCCAGCTTGGTGGCCAATCGGGCGAAGAGGCAAAAGAGCAGTCGGAGCAGATATTTATCAACCTAGTCCACATTCTCGGTAATCGTCACGTGAAGCTGGGCTTCGACAAGGCTGTTAGCCACTTGGCCGACTACAAGCCGCGCGAAGTAGCAGATCACACCAAGGAGGGCGTTGCACCCCTTGTGGCTTTTTTGGAACTGGTAAATGTTGGAGATTTGATTCAGCAGATGGTCGAAGTATTTTATCTCCAGGAGCTGGTCGCTGCCAAGCTTACAGATCGCGACGACTTTCTCAGTGTTGCAGCAAAAGAGAAGAAGCGTTTCGAGGCAATGCTGGACGAGCGGGTTGCTGCAGGTCTCAACAAAGGTATTGATGTGCTCATGGACGAAGTAGAGTATTTGTGTGGTACCACGCAGCAGCCGACAGATTTCAACCCTCCTGTAGGTCCCAACGGTCAGGTGCAGGTCATGGACATCGGACCCAGCCAGACGGCTACCAAGATTGTGGAAGTTGTGTCATCGCACACAAACATGCTCATCGGTAGCACTGACAAGAACGTGCTGGATGTTTTTAACCAAGAAGTGGGGGTGCGTCTGTTCACTGCTCTTTGTAAACATCTAAAGCGGCAGAGGATAAGTGTGGACGGCTCCATCAAGCTCATCAG TGACATGAATGCATACAATTCCTATATTGTCTCGTTGCGCAACAAGCCGCTTATGCAGTACTTTGCAGCCTTGCGCGAGTTGTCACAGATCTATCTCATCGATGCCAAGGAAGCCAAGGAGATAGCTACCATCATTGCTGACACTGATCGGTACCATGGCATTTTCCGAGCCGAGGAAGTGTACGAGTTTGCAGAGAGGAGGGCGGACTGGTATCAGATCAAGAGTGCAGTAGAGAAGCAAATGTACGGAGTAGGATGTTTGGTCATGTAA
- a CDS encoding SWIB-domain-containing protein implicated in chromatin remodeling, whose protein sequence is MAAEPLSADVVAMYSAIIDEILRASDINTISAKRIRKGLQERVDHDLSQQKEQITTLIMQRFDKFNSEQNGGSEASEPVPTVENGAKTSNGDTSDVSNNKRSADDESVVSEVEDVVPPKKKVKKTRVKDEDDDAAFAARLQAEENARMGRATRGALSELLGETQLSRPQTVKKIWEYVKARELQDPSDKRQIRCDDAMRAVFKQDRVHMFTMNKILNQNLYAVDEVVN, encoded by the exons ATGGCAG CAGAGCCTCTATCCGCCGACGTCGTGGCCATGTACTCGGCCATCATCGACGAAATCCTGCGCGCGAGCGACATCAACACAATCTCTGCGAAGCGCATACGGAAGGGTCTACAAGAAAGAGTTGACCATGATCTCTCACAGCAAAAG GAACAAATCACTACCCTCATTATGCAGCGCTTCGACAAGTTCAACAGCGAGCAGAATGGCGGCTCTGAGGCCTCTGAACCCGTGCCCACGGTCGAGAATGGCGCCAAAACCTCCAATGGCGACACCTCGGACGTCTCAAACAACAAGCGATCAGCCGATGACGAGTCTGTAGTGTCCGAGGTTGAAGATGTTGTGCCTCCGAAAAAGAAGGTCAAGAAGACCCGGGTCAAGGAcgaggatgatgatgctGCTTTCGCCGCGAGATTACAGGCTGAGGAGAATGCACGCATGGGCAGAGCGACGCGGGGTG CTCTCTCGGAACTGCTCGGCGAAACCCAGCTCTCGCGACCGCAAACAGTAAAGAAGATATGGGAATACGTCAAGGCGCGCGAACTCCAAGACCCAAGCGACAAGCGCCAGATCCGATGCGACGATGCCATGCGCGCAGTCTTCAAGCAAGACCGTGTCCACATGTTCACCATGAACAAGATCCTCAACCAGAATCTGTATGCAGTCGACGAAGTGGTAAACTAG
- a CDS encoding tropomyosin — protein MDQIKKRMEALRVEADESSARAEELKAKVKQLESETTQKEQEITSLSHKNQVLESEVEKLETQVKTYKDEAGAGAQAGTQAESLQRKIQVLEEEAEESDRTIRELNEKLRQTDVKSGHYERKVQALEQSRDQWETKYEEMAKKYADTKKELDDFVKEIGNI, from the exons ATGGATCAGATCAAGAAG CGCATGGAGGCTCTCCGCGTCGAGGCGGACGAGAGTAGTGCTCGGGCCGAAGAGCTCAAGGCAAAGGTCAAGCAGCTCGAATCGGAGACGACACAAAAGGAGCAGGAGATTACGTCGCTGTCGCACAAGAACCAGGTGCTCGAGAGCGAGGTTGAGAAGCTCGAAACGCAAGTCAAGACCTACAAGGACGAAGCTGGTGCGGGCGCTCAGGCCGGCACCCAAGCCGAGAGCCTCCAGCGAAAGATCCAAGTTCTTGAGGAAGAAGCTGAGGAATCGGACAGGACGATTCGCGAGCTCAACGAAAA GCTCCGCCAAACCGATGTCAAGTCGGGCCACTACGAACGCAAAGTCCAGGCTCTCGAGCAGTCCCGCGACCAGTGGGAAACCAAGTACGAGGAGATGGCTAAGAAATACGCCGACACCAAGAAGGAGCTCGACGACTTCGTCAAGGAGATCGGTAACATCTGA